The Spirosoma radiotolerans genome has a window encoding:
- a CDS encoding S24/S26 family peptidase, producing the protein MVKVTASTKYLIPFFSSLVQGGFPSPAESYLDKVCNLNDLCITSPRPGSDHSGIYKQWLRLPVGVGIGPTKTLAKVANRLAKNKPELNGVCILDTPEAIDEAL; encoded by the coding sequence ATGGTGAAGGTAACAGCCTCTACTAAATACCTGATTCCTTTCTTTTCTTCACTCGTTCAGGGCGGCTTTCCTTCACCAGCCGAAAGCTATCTGGATAAGGTCTGTAATCTTAATGATTTGTGCATCACCAGCCCGAGGCCTGGGTCAGACCATTCGGGAATCTATAAACAGTGGCTGCGCTTACCGGTGGGAGTCGGCATCGGGCCAACTAAAACGCTGGCCAAGGTAGCTAACCGTCTGGCCAAAAATAAACCGGAATTAAATGGAGTGTGTATACTGGATACACCCGAAGCGATTGACGAGGCTCTTTGA
- a CDS encoding DNA polymerase Y subunit UmuC family protein: MSKLKKQGIRTAYQLRDVNDDWIPQVMILNGLRLVHELRGLPCKLLEVSPPLRKAICTEPGFGKVIHDLDNITDAPTVHLSRICE, encoded by the coding sequence GTGAGCAAACTTAAGAAGCAGGGTATCCGGACGGCCTATCAGCTTCGTGACGTAAATGACGACTGGATACCTCAGGTGATGATCTTGAATGGACTGCGGCTGGTTCACGAATTGCGCGGGCTACCTTGCAAACTATTGGAGGTAAGCCCACCGCTGAGAAAAGCGATCTGCACCGAGCCCGGTTTTGGTAAAGTCATTCATGATTTGGATAATATTACCGATGCCCCGACCGTACACCTGTCGAGAATCTGTGAGTAG
- a CDS encoding DUF4113 domain-containing protein: MWLRTNPHRRTPDNYLPAKQYSNSVTVRLPHPTSFTLEIIKYAESALKAIFKFGYNYQRVGIMLTDLVPDERLIRLSAVVDKVNKRFGQDKLRMASQMHKPEWPMKPSYLSPRYTNRWEDILVVE, translated from the coding sequence GTGTGGCTACGGACGAATCCGCATCGGAGAACGCCTGATAACTACCTGCCTGCAAAACAGTACAGCAACAGTGTTACGGTGCGGCTCCCTCATCCAACCAGCTTCACACTGGAGATCATCAAATATGCTGAATCGGCACTGAAAGCGATTTTCAAATTTGGCTATAACTATCAACGGGTGGGCATTATGCTGACGGACTTGGTGCCGGATGAGCGGCTGATTCGACTCTCGGCCGTAGTGGACAAGGTCAATAAACGATTTGGTCAGGATAAGCTACGAATGGCGTCACAGATGCACAAACCTGAGTGGCCAATGAAGCCATCGTACTTGTCACCCCGGTATACCAATCGTTGGGAGGATATATTGGTGGTTGAATAA
- a CDS encoding DNA/RNA non-specific endonuclease gives MPSTWDQARHADYTNTGFDRGHLCPSDDRNSTSDENKTTFILTNIVPQASQLNRQSWLRLEDYCRTLVAQGNELYIIAGTYGKGGEEDNGRANSMPSGKLTVPTALWKVIVVLPVGSDDINRITAQTRVIAV, from the coding sequence TTGCCTTCTACCTGGGATCAGGCTCGCCATGCGGATTACACGAACACTGGCTTCGACCGTGGCCACCTCTGCCCATCAGATGATCGGAATAGCACGTCCGATGAGAACAAGACGACGTTCATCCTGACTAATATTGTGCCACAGGCATCGCAACTTAACCGCCAATCGTGGCTAAGGCTGGAAGACTACTGCCGAACGTTGGTAGCTCAGGGTAATGAACTATACATCATCGCCGGAACATACGGTAAAGGGGGTGAGGAAGACAATGGTAGGGCTAATAGTATGCCCAGTGGCAAGTTGACTGTGCCCACTGCGCTCTGGAAAGTGATCGTAGTATTGCCTGTGGGTTCAGATGATATTAACCGGATTACTGCACAGACACGAGTTATTGCAGTCTGA